A single window of Polaribacter sp. SA4-10 DNA harbors:
- a CDS encoding four helix bundle protein: protein MKNDNIIQIKSYDFAVRVVKLYKHLSQEKKEFVLSKQLLRSGTSIGANVEEAIGGQSRKDFFAKLTIAYKEARESHYWIRLLKDTDFLTEKESVSLLKDIEEILKIIGSIQKTVRNTNS from the coding sequence GTGAAAAATGATAATATAATTCAGATTAAAAGCTATGATTTTGCAGTTAGAGTGGTTAAATTATATAAACATTTATCACAAGAAAAGAAAGAATTCGTATTAAGTAAACAGTTATTACGTTCAGGCACTTCAATAGGAGCAAATGTTGAAGAAGCCATTGGAGGACAAAGTAGAAAAGACTTTTTTGCTAAATTAACAATAGCATATAAAGAAGCAAGAGAATCTCATTATTGGATTCGTTTATTAAAAGATACCGATTTCTTAACAGAAAAAGAATCAGTATCATTATTGAAAGATATTGAAGAAATTTTAAAAATTATCGGAAGTATTCAAAAAACAGTTAGAAACACAAATTCGTAA
- the trpD gene encoding anthranilate phosphoribosyltransferase: protein MKAILNKLYNHERLSKSEAKQILKEIAAEKYNDAHLASFMTVFMMRPITADELSGFRDALKELSIKVDLSDYNTIDIVGTGGDGKDTFNISTLTSFIVAGTGQKVAKHGNYSVSSQSGSSDMLESFGYKFTNDENILRAHLEKTNICFLHAPKFHPAMKAVSPTRKALALKTFFNMLGPLVNPSSPKNHMLGTFNLEIARLYNYILQEEDINYGIIHALDGYDEISLTSGFKFFTKNGEQIINPEDLGQKKIQQSEIFGGNSVADAAKIFKSILEGKGTEAQNNVVLTNAAFALKIVDETKSFETAFNEVKESLFGLKAKQTLEKLVSL, encoded by the coding sequence ATGAAAGCAATTTTAAACAAATTATATAATCACGAAAGATTGTCTAAATCTGAAGCAAAACAAATCTTAAAAGAGATTGCTGCAGAAAAATACAATGACGCTCATTTAGCCTCTTTTATGACCGTTTTTATGATGCGCCCAATTACAGCTGATGAACTTTCTGGTTTTAGAGATGCGTTAAAAGAACTCTCTATAAAAGTAGATTTATCAGATTATAATACCATTGATATTGTTGGAACTGGAGGGGATGGAAAAGATACGTTTAATATCTCAACGTTAACCTCGTTTATTGTTGCAGGAACAGGACAAAAAGTAGCAAAACACGGTAATTATTCTGTGTCTTCACAGTCTGGTTCTTCAGATATGTTAGAAAGTTTTGGGTACAAGTTCACAAATGATGAAAACATATTAAGAGCACATTTAGAGAAAACAAATATTTGTTTCTTACATGCGCCAAAATTTCACCCAGCAATGAAAGCTGTGAGTCCAACAAGAAAAGCATTGGCGTTAAAAACGTTCTTTAATATGTTAGGTCCTCTGGTAAATCCGAGTTCGCCAAAAAACCACATGTTAGGAACTTTTAATCTAGAAATTGCACGTTTATATAATTATATTTTACAAGAAGAAGATATTAATTACGGAATTATTCATGCGTTAGATGGTTATGATGAAATTTCATTAACAAGCGGATTTAAATTCTTTACTAAAAACGGAGAACAAATTATTAATCCAGAAGATTTAGGGCAGAAAAAAATTCAGCAATCAGAAATTTTTGGAGGAAACTCGGTTGCAGATGCCGCAAAAATCTTCAAATCTATTTTAGAAGGAAAAGGAACAGAAGCACAAAATAATGTGGTGTTAACAAATGCCGCTTTTGCTTTAAAAATTGTTGATGAAACAAAAAGTTTTGAAACAGCTTTTAACGAAGTAAAAGAGTCGCTTTTTGGATTAAAAGCAAAACAAACATTAGAAAAATTAGTAAGTCTTTAA